AGGCCAGCGCAACCACTGCGATCGCCAGCAGCCAGCGGCCGACCCTCGACAGGGTGTCGTCGGTGGGCCCGGATTGTGGGGTCATGCGCTTGTTCTCCTCTGGAATGTCATGCTTGTGCATGGGCATCCAATGTAGGAATCGCAGCGCTGCCCTGGAATACCGCCTTTGGGCCGCGCCCTAGCGTGTTTGCGGGATGGGCGCGCTCAGCACGACGCAGGTTCCATGCGCGTCCTGCCGCAGTTCGAGCGTGCCGCCGAGCTTCTCTGCACGCGCGCGCATGTTGGCGATGCCGCGCCCTTGTGTGCCAGGCGCCAGGCCGGCGCCGAGGCCGTCGTCCTGGATCTCCAGTCGCAGCAGTCCGCCGGCCTGCTGCAGCCGAAGCTCCACCTGCCTCGCGCGCGCATGCTTCACGATGTTGGTCAGCGCTTCTTGCGCGATGCGCAGTATCTGCAGCGTCGTGTGGGGCGGCACGCCCGGGGCTTCGTCGGGCATGTCGATGGTCCAGGCGGCCCGCACGCCAGCTGCTTCGAGTTCGCCTTGCCAGCGGAACAGGAAGTCGCCAAGGGCGGTGCGCAGGTCGTGATCTTCCGGCGCGAGCGCGTCCAGCGCGAGCCGCATGTCGGCGATGCAGGCGCGCAGCGACTCTTCGATCTGCAGGTGGCTCATGTCACCGCGTTCCACTCGCGACAGCGAGGTGAAGAGCTTCGAGCCGAGGCCGTCGTGGATCTCGCGCATGATGAGCTGCCGCTCCTCGGCGGCGGCGTTCTGCCGCTCCAGCGCCGCCAGACGGAGGTAATTGGCAGAGAGGCTGCGCTCCCGGTCGGCCACGCGCGACTCCAGCGATTCGTTGAGCTGCTCCAGCGAGGTGAGCGCTCTCGTGAAGCGCAGCGACAACAGCACGCCCATCGTCAGCAGCAGCAGGTTCGCGGCGTGGTGAAGCAGGAACAGGCGATGCCCCGCCCAACCCGGCAGCACGCGGTCGATGAGCGCCGCATCCCACGTAATCAGGTAGTCGTGCACGCCCGCGAGCGTTGCCAGCGTGAGAACCGTCGGCATGACAGCCGAAGCCCAGGTGCGCTCGCGCCACACGACCCAGAACGAGACGGCGATGATCCCGATGCCGATGGGTATCAGCCCGCCGCTCCAGACGCGGTTGACGAGCGGTTCGCCCGCGGAGCCGGCGAGCAGCAGCCACACCGGGCCGACCAGCCAGTACGCTGCCAGCACGCGTTCGAGCCAGCGATGGCGCAGGCCGGCGAAGCGCGTGGCGAAGAGCGCCATGACCACAACGAAGCCACCGGTGGCGGCCAGGTAGACGAGCCGCCAGAGCTGCCAGCGCTCCACCGGCACCACCTCGATCACGAAGGTCAGCGTTCGTATTCCCCAGAGCGCGGTTGCGAGTCCGAACAGCCCATAGAGCACCTCGCCCGGGCGTCGCCACCAGATGAACAGGACGAATGCAGAGACGATCAGGCAGGCCAGCACGGTGAGCTGTGGCGCGGTCCGCACCCAGAACTGGCGGCGGTCGTTCGCTTCGCTCAGCGTGACCAGCGGACCGATGTCCACGCGCGGAAAGCGCAGGCTGTGTTCCCCCAGGGCCGGCACCGCACGCACCATCAGTTCGTTGTCGCCGTCGCGCAGCAGGTTGTCGGGCAAGGGCAGCAGGTGTGGACGCTCCCACCGCACGCGCAACTGGTCCGTCGACTCCGGCACGCTGGCCACCTGTTGGCCGTTGAGCCAGACCTGCCCGCCGCCGTACAGGTAAGGCAGATAGACGGCCCAAGGCCTGGGCGATGCGCTCTCGCGCTTGAAGTCGATGCGGAACCAGGTCGGGCCCTGTGGGGCGGTAGCACCGGGCAGCGTCGCGTTTTGCCACGGAGCATCGGACGCGGGCGGCGTGAGCCCAGAGGCATCCAGGCGCAACGCGCGCTGCGGCGATGCGGATTCATTCGCCTGGTCGGCACTCCTTACGTCGGCAGCGCCGGCGATGACCAGCGCCACCAGCAGCAGGCACCGCAATCCTGGCCATGTCACAGCAGCCCCATCTGATTGGCCTCGTAGACAGCCTCCCCGCGCGAGTGCACTGCCAGCTTGCGATAGATCTTCTTGACGTGTGCCACCACGGTGTGCGGCGAAATCTCCAGGAGTTGTCCGATCGCGTCGAAGCTCAGGCCCTTGGCCGTCAGGCGCAGCAACTCCGTTTCCCGTGGTGTCAGCACCGCATCGCGCGGGCTTTCGTCACGCAGTTGGGTCATGGCCGTGCGCATCCGCGCCAGGATGCGACGCGCGATGCCGGGGCTGATGGGCGAGCCGCCCGCGTGCAGTTCATGGATGCTGGTGGCGATGCGGTCAGCGCCCGCATCCTTGAGCAGATAGCCGGTTGCGCCAGCCTCCAGCGCGGCGATCACATGCCGGTCGTCGCCGAACATGGTTACCACAAGCACGTCGCATGCCGAGTGGTGAAGAGCGACATAGCGAATCACCTCGGTGCCGTCCATGTCGGGCAGACCGAGATCGAGCAACAGCACATCGGGTGGTTGTGCCCCCAGGAGCGCCATTGCCGCGGCACCGGTCGAGACCGCCCCCGTGAGTGAAAGCTCCGGGTCGGCCAGCACGGCGTTGGAGAACCGGCGCATGAATTCCGGCTCGTCCTCGACTATCAGCACGCGGATTTTCATTCCCACTCCAGGGTATTCGGGCGCAGTGTACGACTCCATTCTTCGCCTGCGCATGCCGCCGGGCCATAGCGCCTATGCGGTATCGCCGTGCAGCGGAGTCCCGGTTATTTTCGGAAAAAGTCCCAAAGGAGCCGTATGTACCGAACTGAAGATGTCCTGACGCGTGCGCATTCAGCCTGTGGACAGGGCACTGTCTATTGGCTCGGTGAAGGAGGGCGGTCCGCAGATGCGGCATTGCCGACGAGTGCGTTGCCGGTCGGCAAGCTGTGGCCGAAGCTTCCTCTGGAGCAGCAACAGGCCCTGGAGCCATTGGCCCTGGCGGCAGGGCTCGATGTGCACGATCCGGCGCTGGTGGTGCGCGCATGCGACTGCTCAGGCTTCGTGTGCTGGGCGCTTGGCTTCGGCAGAAAAAGCAATCCCGCGCCTTATACGGACGCCGCCGGATGGATCTACACGGACAGCATCTGGGCCGACGCCATGGGCGCCGGCGTGCGCTTCGAGCGCCGTGCCCGGGCCACGCCCGGGGCGCTGGTTGTCTACCCGAAGGCGGGAAGCGGCGAGAACTACGGCCACGTGGGGCTCGTGATGGAGGCCGATGCCGATGGACGCGCTCGCCTGGTGGCGCATTGCTCGGCAGTCAATTTCAAGGTGGCGCCGTTCGACGCCATCAAGATCACCTCGCCGGAACTCTTCGAGCAGCAACCGCGCAGCATCTATGCATGGTGTCGCAGCGTCGTGGGCTGACTTGCTGTCAAGGAGCTCAGGTATCGCTCCACTTGCGAAGCAGGTTGTGATACGCGCCCACCAGCGTGCGGCGTGCCGATTCGTCGGCGCCGCTCTGGTTGAGGCGCTGGATCGCGTTGTCCATGTCGAACAGCAATGCGCGGTCGCCTGCGTCGCGCACGAGGCTCTGCACCCAGAAGAAACACGCGAGCCGCACGCCGCGCGTGATGGGCGTGACCTGGTGCAGGCTGGTGGCGGGGTAGAGCACCATGTCGCCGGCCGCGAGCTTCACGGTCTGCATGCCGTGCGTGTCTTCCATCTGCAGCTCGCCGCCGTCGTAGCTGTCGGCGTCCGACAGAAAGAGCGTGGCCGATAGGTCGGTGCGCAGCTTGCGGCCGGTGCGCGGGTCGATGCGCACGCCGCCGTCCACGTGCAGGCCGAAGCGCATGCCTTCGCTGTAGCGGTTGAACATCGGCGGGTACAGCAGGTTGGGCAGCGCCGCGCTGATGAAGGTCGGGTGGCGCTCCAGTGCGCTCGCCACGATGGCCTGGCATTCGTGCGCCACCACCGAGCCTTCGTCGATCTGCTGGTTGAACTTGACCGGCGCGCCCTGGTGGCCCGCGGTGACGCGGCCATCGACCCAGGCGTCGCCGGCCGCATCGAGGCGCGCGCGAACCGCCGCGAGCGCTTCGCTGTCGAGGACGCCGGGAATGCAGACCAGCATGTTGTGTCGAATGCTCCTGGGGAAACTCAGAGCCTGTAGGTGAGCGACAGCGTGGCGGCGCGGCCCGAGCCAGGCACCGCACGGCCGCCGTCCGAAGGGATCAGCGCGTCGTAGTAATGGCGGTTGGCCAGGTTGAACAGGTTCAGCCGGATGTCGTACTTGGGCTGATGGTAAGCCACCATCGCGTCGAGCCGGGCATAGCCGCCGACCTGTACGAGGTCGGTGTTGTTGGCGAAGCGCTTGGCGCTGTAGGTGGTGCCGCCGCCGATCTCCCACTCGGGCGTGATCGCGTAGGTGGCCCACAGGCTGGCCGCGTCCTTCGGCGTGTTGGCGGGCACCTTGCCGAGCGTGCCGGGCGCGATACCGTCGATGATGGTCGCGTCCAGGTGCGTGTAGGCGCCGAACAGCTGCAGCTTGTCGGTCACGCGGCCCGCGACGCCGGCGCGTGCGCCGTTCACGCGCACCGTGCCGGTCGCGCTGTAGGTGCCGTCGCTGTTCTGCGAGCGTGCATTGGTCTGCGTGATCTGGAAGGCGGCTGCGGTCAGCGAGAGGTTGCCGTCGTTCAGGTCCCACTTGCCGCCGACTTCATAGGCCTTGTTCTTCTGCGGCGGCAGCGGCTGCGTGCTGCCCGTGGTGGCCACCAGCTGTTCGAGCGAGGGGTTGAACGATGTGCTGTACGACACGTAGTACGACTGCTCGGGCGTCGGTTGCCAGATGGCGCCGGCGCGCACGCTGGTGAAGTCGACGGTCTGGCTTTCGGAGGCGAGCGTGGTCGCGGTCGGAATGCTGTTGTAGATGCTCGCGCGGTAGTGGTCTTGCCGCACGCCGGCCACCAGCTTCCACTGCGGGCTCAGCTCGATGGTGTCGTTCACGTAGCCGGCAACGGTCGTCGCACTCGCGGTGGCCAGGTTGCCGGGCAGCGAGGGCGCGCTGCTCGGCGTGTTGCCCTGGTACGGCGCGAGCAGCGGCGAGCAGGTGGCATAGCCGCTGGTGCCGCCCGCCGGGTTCAGCGCCACGCCGGCGCAGGTGCCGTTGCGGTAGTAGGCCTGGTTGTCGTAGGTGTCGTGGCCCAGCTCCAGGCCGGCGAGCAGCGTGTGCTTGATCGAGCCGGTGGTGAACTTGGTGTTGAGCTCGGTCAGGTTGAACAGCGACTTGTCGTGGATCGTGCGGTCGTGGCTTTGCTGGCGCACCCACAGGCTGCTCAGCGGCAGCGACGAGAACGCGGCGGCCGGCACGGCCGTGGTGCCGGTAGAGAAGGGCGTGAACACGCCCTTGGCCGACAGCGTGCCGATGCTCTGCGGCGCGGTCTCGCGCGCATCGGTGGTCACGTCGTTGTACTGGGTCTGGTTGCGGATCGAGGTGTCGGGCGTGAGCTTGTGCTGCACCACCGCGCTGAAGGCCTGGATGTCGGAGATCGTGCGGTCGTCGCTGAAGCCGTAGGCCGTGTCGCGGTCGACCTTCACGGGGTGGCCGTTGAGCGGCGGTACGCCGTAGTCGGGCTGGTCGCGGTTGTGCTGCACCAGCGCCGAGAGCGTGACCTGCGTCGGCGTGTTGATGCCGAACTTCAGCGAGGCGTCGAGACCGAAGTCTTTCAGCTTGGTCTGCTCGCGCGTGCTGGCGTCGCCTTGCTGGCCCATGGCCGCGATGCGGAAGGCCGAGGTGTCGGACAGCGGGCGGTTGATGTCGATGGTCGATCGCACGAGGCCCGTGGTGCTCGCCGACACAGAGACCTCGCCCGCGGGCGTGAGCGACGGCTTCTTCGTGACCTGGTTGATCACGCCGCCGGTGGAGCCGCGCCCGAACAGCATCGACGACGGGCCCATCAGCACCTCGACCGATTCGAGCGCGAAGGTGTCGCGGTAGTACTGGGCGCGGTCGCGGGCGCCGTCCAAGTAGATGTCGGTGCGCGCAGAGAAGCCGTTGAGATTGATGTTCGTGCCGATCTGCCCGCCCTCGGCGCCGCCGATCGTCAGGCCCGGCACGTTGCGCAGCGCGCTCGCGAGCGAGGTCGCGCCCTGGGACTGCATCACCGCCTGGTTGATGACGGTGACGGACTGCGGCGCATCGCGCAGGTCGGCTGGCAGGCGGTTGAGCGAAGACGGGTTGGCGCCGAAGCCGGTCTTGTCCTGTGCGCCCTGGACCTGCACTTCGCGCAGCGTGGCCGGGACGGAGGTGCCGGGTGCGGGCGTAGCGGACGGCGTGGAAGCCGCGGGCTGCGTGGCTTGCTGCTGGGCGAATGCGGTGGGGAGGGACGAAGCGCACAGGCCGATCAGGGCGAGTGCGATGGGCGTGCGGCGACGCATAGGGCGAGTGGAGCGGGTCATCGTGAGTGCCTTGGGGACGATGCAAACGAAAGCAGCATCGGCCGGCATTCTGGCTGCGAATGACTCTTGTTTGAAGCATTCCTCGCCGGGTGTTTGGCCGAGGAGACAGCCTCCTGTCTTTACGTGCGAGGTCAGGTGGAAGGCAGGTTTCTTCAGTGGGCCTGCCGCCTGCGCTGACTTACTTCCAGGGCGTAGGCGCCGGAATCTCGCACACCGGCTCCACGTCGATGCTCTTGAAGTCCGCTGGCGAGACGATTTCCAGGTACTCCATGTCGGGCGAGTAGTCGAACAGGAAGTGCCGGATGCCCGGGCGCTGGTGCACCACGTCGCCGGCCTCGACCAGCGTTTCCTTGTCCTCGTACATGAAGCGGGCCCAGCCCTTGACCATGATCACGATCTGGAAGTCCGCCTCGTGGCGGTGCCAGCCGGTGCCCGTTTCCGGTGCCATGTTGGCCTTGACCAGATGCGCGATCACCTTGCCGTTGGTGGCTTCGGCGATGCCCAGGTCGCGATAGAGAAAAAAGTCACGCAAACCACCCGATACGAACTCTGTGTCGCCGGGCTTCACGTGGGAGAACTGGGTGGCGGTACGGTCCAGCATGGGGCGCTCCTTCGCAGGTGGTTGTGTGGTGCGGTGCAGCACGCATAAAGCGTTCCCGGGGGCTGGCGACGGGCCCGGATTCAGCGGCCAGCGAAACCGTCGGTCGCACGCAGCAGCCGGTCGAGGATGCCGGGCTCCGAATAGGCATGCCCTGCGCCCTCGACCAGATGGAACGCGGCTTCGGGCCAGGCCTTGTGCAGCGCCCAGGCGTAGCGCGCGGGGCAGGGCATGTCGTAGCGGCCGTGCACGATCACGCCGGGAATACCGTGCAGCCGGTGCGCGTCGCGCAGCAACTGGCCTTCTTCGAGCCAGGCGTCGTGCACGAAGTAGTGGTTTTCCAGCCGCGCGAAAGCCAGCGCGAA
This is a stretch of genomic DNA from Variovorax paradoxus. It encodes these proteins:
- a CDS encoding sensor histidine kinase encodes the protein MTWPGLRCLLLVALVIAGAADVRSADQANESASPQRALRLDASGLTPPASDAPWQNATLPGATAPQGPTWFRIDFKRESASPRPWAVYLPYLYGGGQVWLNGQQVASVPESTDQLRVRWERPHLLPLPDNLLRDGDNELMVRAVPALGEHSLRFPRVDIGPLVTLSEANDRRQFWVRTAPQLTVLACLIVSAFVLFIWWRRPGEVLYGLFGLATALWGIRTLTFVIEVVPVERWQLWRLVYLAATGGFVVVMALFATRFAGLRHRWLERVLAAYWLVGPVWLLLAGSAGEPLVNRVWSGGLIPIGIGIIAVSFWVVWRERTWASAVMPTVLTLATLAGVHDYLITWDAALIDRVLPGWAGHRLFLLHHAANLLLLTMGVLLSLRFTRALTSLEQLNESLESRVADRERSLSANYLRLAALERQNAAAEERQLIMREIHDGLGSKLFTSLSRVERGDMSHLQIEESLRACIADMRLALDALAPEDHDLRTALGDFLFRWQGELEAAGVRAAWTIDMPDEAPGVPPHTTLQILRIAQEALTNIVKHARARQVELRLQQAGGLLRLEIQDDGLGAGLAPGTQGRGIANMRARAEKLGGTLELRQDAHGTCVVLSAPIPQTR
- a CDS encoding CHAP domain-containing protein, with product MPTSALPVGKLWPKLPLEQQQALEPLALAAGLDVHDPALVVRACDCSGFVCWALGFGRKSNPAPYTDAAGWIYTDSIWADAMGAGVRFERRARATPGALVVYPKAGSGENYGHVGLVMEADADGRARLVAHCSAVNFKVAPFDAIKITSPELFEQQPRSIYAWCRSVVG
- a CDS encoding Fe2+-dependent dioxygenase; this encodes MLVCIPGVLDSEALAAVRARLDAAGDAWVDGRVTAGHQGAPVKFNQQIDEGSVVAHECQAIVASALERHPTFISAALPNLLYPPMFNRYSEGMRFGLHVDGGVRIDPRTGRKLRTDLSATLFLSDADSYDGGELQMEDTHGMQTVKLAAGDMVLYPATSLHQVTPITRGVRLACFFWVQSLVRDAGDRALLFDMDNAIQRLNQSGADESARRTLVGAYHNLLRKWSDT
- a CDS encoding response regulator yields the protein MKIRVLIVEDEPEFMRRFSNAVLADPELSLTGAVSTGAAAMALLGAQPPDVLLLDLGLPDMDGTEVIRYVALHHSACDVLVVTMFGDDRHVIAALEAGATGYLLKDAGADRIATSIHELHAGGSPISPGIARRILARMRTAMTQLRDESPRDAVLTPRETELLRLTAKGLSFDAIGQLLEISPHTVVAHVKKIYRKLAVHSRGEAVYEANQMGLL
- a CDS encoding cupin domain-containing protein — translated: MLDRTATQFSHVKPGDTEFVSGGLRDFFLYRDLGIAEATNGKVIAHLVKANMAPETGTGWHRHEADFQIVIMVKGWARFMYEDKETLVEAGDVVHQRPGIRHFLFDYSPDMEYLEIVSPADFKSIDVEPVCEIPAPTPWK
- a CDS encoding TonB-dependent receptor, whose amino-acid sequence is MTRSTRPMRRRTPIALALIGLCASSLPTAFAQQQATQPAASTPSATPAPGTSVPATLREVQVQGAQDKTGFGANPSSLNRLPADLRDAPQSVTVINQAVMQSQGATSLASALRNVPGLTIGGAEGGQIGTNINLNGFSARTDIYLDGARDRAQYYRDTFALESVEVLMGPSSMLFGRGSTGGVINQVTKKPSLTPAGEVSVSASTTGLVRSTIDINRPLSDTSAFRIAAMGQQGDASTREQTKLKDFGLDASLKFGINTPTQVTLSALVQHNRDQPDYGVPPLNGHPVKVDRDTAYGFSDDRTISDIQAFSAVVQHKLTPDTSIRNQTQYNDVTTDARETAPQSIGTLSAKGVFTPFSTGTTAVPAAAFSSLPLSSLWVRQQSHDRTIHDKSLFNLTELNTKFTTGSIKHTLLAGLELGHDTYDNQAYYRNGTCAGVALNPAGGTSGYATCSPLLAPYQGNTPSSAPSLPGNLATASATTVAGYVNDTIELSPQWKLVAGVRQDHYRASIYNSIPTATTLASESQTVDFTSVRAGAIWQPTPEQSYYVSYSTSFNPSLEQLVATTGSTQPLPPQKNKAYEVGGKWDLNDGNLSLTAAAFQITQTNARSQNSDGTYSATGTVRVNGARAGVAGRVTDKLQLFGAYTHLDATIIDGIAPGTLGKVPANTPKDAASLWATYAITPEWEIGGGTTYSAKRFANNTDLVQVGGYARLDAMVAYHQPKYDIRLNLFNLANRHYYDALIPSDGGRAVPGSGRAATLSLTYRL